A part of Longimicrobiaceae bacterium genomic DNA contains:
- a CDS encoding ABC-F family ATP-binding cassette domain-containing protein, translated as MNVLNVQNLHKSFGPRVIFDGVAFAVDEGEKVGFIGVNGSGKSTLFRIVAGAEGKEDGTIAFQRGIRVGYLSQEPEFEPGDTIIRAVAGGKPELQEALAEYHDVAALLARGEGDAERLLARQGEAGARIDALGGWDWEHRMEAILTRVGVTGWERPVDGLSGGERKRVALARVLLQEPELLLLDEPTNHLDADTVLWLEGHLQQYPGAVMLITHDRYFLDRVVTRMIEVSVGDLTAYPGGYTEYLEAKAERMERLSVEEEKRKKLIEKELAWVKRSPSARTGKQQARINRLDQLQTDQQAKRLPQRNVAEMAAAEAPRLGRTILDIHHVTKSFGDRTLVRDFSTILQAGERIGIIGPNGAGKTTLLRIIMGEEPADSGDVELGKNTRIAYFDQRRDDLDPEASVYEAVASEDWVTVGGQRTHLRSYLETFLFPVPVQRQKVRSLSGGERNRVLLARLFLKDANLLILDEPTNDLDLVTLQVLEEVLADYAGCVLLVTHDRFFLDKVATGLIVFEGNGAVRRHAGGYDLYRRLKEQREAEAAASSASAAAPKEKKAEAPKPAAGAGRRLTWKEKKELEGMEQAILEAEELKETLSARLADPALYAGAADEVAKVSAQFREAVERVDALYARWGELEEIRAAAG; from the coding sequence ATGAACGTCCTGAACGTCCAGAACCTGCACAAGAGCTTCGGCCCCCGCGTGATCTTCGACGGCGTCGCCTTCGCGGTCGACGAGGGGGAGAAGGTGGGCTTCATCGGGGTGAACGGGTCCGGGAAGAGCACGCTGTTCCGCATCGTGGCGGGCGCGGAGGGCAAGGAGGACGGCACCATCGCCTTCCAGCGCGGCATCCGCGTGGGCTACCTGTCGCAGGAGCCGGAGTTCGAGCCGGGCGACACCATCATCCGCGCGGTCGCGGGCGGCAAGCCGGAGCTCCAGGAGGCGCTGGCGGAGTACCACGACGTGGCCGCCTTGCTCGCCCGCGGCGAGGGCGACGCGGAGCGGCTGCTGGCGCGCCAGGGCGAGGCGGGCGCGCGCATCGACGCGCTGGGCGGGTGGGACTGGGAGCACCGCATGGAGGCGATCCTCACCCGCGTGGGCGTCACCGGCTGGGAGCGGCCGGTGGACGGCCTGAGCGGCGGCGAACGCAAGCGCGTAGCGCTCGCCCGCGTCCTCCTCCAGGAGCCCGAGCTGCTCCTCCTCGACGAGCCGACCAACCACCTGGACGCCGACACGGTGCTGTGGCTGGAAGGCCACCTCCAGCAGTACCCCGGCGCGGTGATGCTCATCACCCACGACCGCTACTTCCTGGACCGCGTGGTCACCCGGATGATCGAGGTCTCGGTGGGCGATCTCACGGCATACCCCGGTGGCTACACCGAGTACCTGGAGGCGAAGGCCGAGCGGATGGAACGGCTTTCGGTGGAGGAGGAGAAGCGGAAGAAGCTGATCGAGAAGGAGCTGGCGTGGGTGAAGCGCTCGCCCAGCGCGCGCACCGGCAAGCAGCAGGCGCGCATCAACCGTCTCGACCAGCTCCAGACGGACCAGCAGGCGAAGCGCCTGCCGCAGCGCAACGTGGCCGAGATGGCCGCGGCCGAGGCGCCGCGCCTGGGCCGCACGATCCTCGACATCCACCACGTCACCAAGAGCTTCGGCGACCGCACGCTGGTGCGCGACTTCAGCACCATCCTCCAGGCCGGCGAGCGGATCGGTATCATCGGGCCCAACGGGGCGGGCAAGACCACGCTGCTCCGCATCATCATGGGCGAGGAGCCGGCCGACTCGGGAGATGTGGAGCTGGGGAAGAACACGCGCATCGCCTACTTCGACCAGCGCCGCGACGATCTCGATCCCGAGGCGTCGGTCTACGAGGCGGTGGCGAGCGAGGACTGGGTCACCGTCGGCGGTCAGCGCACGCATCTCCGCAGCTATCTCGAAACCTTTCTCTTCCCAGTCCCCGTGCAGCGCCAGAAGGTGCGCTCGCTCTCCGGCGGCGAGCGCAACCGCGTGCTGCTGGCGCGGCTGTTCCTGAAGGACGCCAACCTGCTCATCCTCGACGAGCCGACGAACGACCTGGACCTCGTCACGCTCCAGGTGCTGGAGGAGGTGCTGGCGGACTACGCAGGCTGCGTCCTCCTGGTGACGCACGACCGCTTCTTCCTGGACAAGGTGGCGACCGGCCTCATCGTCTTCGAAGGCAACGGCGCCGTCCGCCGCCACGCGGGCGGCTACGACCTGTACCGCCGCCTCAAGGAGCAGCGCGAAGCCGAAGCCGCCGCATCGTCCGCATCTGCCGCCGCGCCGAAGGAGAAGAAGGCCGAGGCGCCGAAGCCCGCCGCGGGCGCCGGCCGCCGGCTGACTTGGAAGGAGAAGAAGGAGCTGGAGGGAATGGAGCAGGCGATCCTGGAAGCTGAGGAGTTGAAGGAGACACTGAGCGCCCGCCTGGCCGACCCCGCCCTCTACGCCGGCGCGGCGGACGAGGTGGCGAAGGTCTCCGCGCAGTTCCGCGAGGCGGTGGAGCGCGTGGATGCCCTCTACGCGCGCTGGGGCGAGCTGGAGGAGATCCGCGCCGCCGCGGGATGA
- a CDS encoding carboxypeptidase-like regulatory domain-containing protein yields the protein MRPYVRASLAAPVLLLLAVLAFARTAAAQQNGTVTGRAVAAEDGSPIALSLVKLAPAAGGETRTALTDTAGAFRFGDVPAGRYVLRVERIGFSTAPSAVFPVAEGQTVDQTLRSVSRAVVLAALTAVSGGPACYTGERLAQQPRLAALWAETRKAAETRREFEARYAYQSLLHFRAEGRIRALGPMLSERDTVLVLTPDSVRAHEARRRAMRETAGFVSQESGGINISVPDELELLEDDFLVGHCLFADPRPSGGQWALRFRPVRARRDRVDVSGTILIDTATFAVREVRFDYARGTRRVGHSLVRYAAVETPFGRVRLPSFGNVHSYPGAFRAVLLQGFDANLTYRSYSDFVRVPPESAPRTLEAALATPYIPAAT from the coding sequence ATGCGACCCTACGTTCGCGCGTCCCTCGCCGCGCCCGTCCTCCTGCTCCTCGCCGTGCTGGCCTTCGCGCGGACGGCCGCCGCGCAGCAGAACGGCACCGTCACCGGCCGCGCCGTGGCGGCAGAGGACGGCTCGCCCATCGCGCTGTCGCTGGTGAAGCTCGCGCCCGCGGCGGGCGGCGAGACGCGCACCGCGCTCACCGACACGGCGGGCGCCTTCCGCTTCGGCGACGTACCTGCCGGGCGCTACGTGCTGCGCGTGGAGCGCATCGGGTTCAGCACGGCGCCGTCCGCCGTCTTCCCCGTCGCGGAGGGGCAGACGGTGGACCAGACGCTGCGGAGCGTGAGCCGCGCGGTCGTGCTGGCTGCCCTCACGGCGGTCTCGGGAGGCCCGGCGTGCTACACCGGCGAGCGGCTCGCCCAGCAGCCGCGCCTGGCCGCGCTGTGGGCCGAGACGCGGAAGGCCGCGGAGACACGCCGCGAGTTCGAGGCGCGCTACGCCTACCAGAGCCTGCTGCACTTCCGCGCCGAGGGCCGCATCCGCGCGCTGGGCCCCATGCTCTCCGAGCGCGACACGGTGCTCGTCCTCACGCCGGACTCGGTGCGCGCGCACGAGGCCCGCCGCCGCGCCATGCGCGAGACGGCCGGGTTCGTGAGCCAGGAGAGCGGCGGCATCAACATCAGCGTGCCCGACGAGCTGGAGCTGCTGGAAGACGACTTCCTCGTGGGCCACTGCCTGTTCGCGGACCCGCGGCCCAGCGGCGGGCAGTGGGCGCTGCGCTTCCGCCCCGTGCGGGCGCGCCGCGACCGGGTGGACGTGAGCGGCACCATCCTGATCGACACGGCCACCTTCGCCGTGCGCGAGGTCCGCTTCGACTACGCGCGGGGCACGCGGCGCGTGGGGCACAGCCTGGTGCGGTACGCGGCCGTGGAGACGCCTTTCGGCCGCGTGCGCCTGCCTTCGTTCGGCAACGTGCACAGCTACCCGGGCGCGTTCCGGGCGGTGCTGCTCCAGGGCTTCGACGCGAACCTCACCTACCGGTCGTACAGCGACTTCGTCCGCGTGCCGCCGGAGTCCGCGCCGCGCACACTGGAGGCGGCGCTCGCCACGCCTTACATTCCGGCAGCCACGTGA
- a CDS encoding carboxypeptidase-like regulatory domain-containing protein has protein sequence MSSRSVRSSALLVLSLVLSLVLSLVLGAGPAASQQAPGAVTGHALAAADGAPIPLSLVRLAPAHGGEGRTVLTDAGGAFRFESVAPGAYRLRVERIGYDDAPSPQFAVPAGETVDRPLRAGERAVAIQAITAVANRCVTGAGLAGEPELAALWTEARKAAETRRQFQRQYAYRAKMRLQFVGHVRIFHDKVVDRDSVVETTPDSVRVREARRRAMRDREGYVHQTRNSLLLSLPDEMELLEDDFLVGHCLFADPAPTADGAWALRFRPVSTADGRSDIRGTILIDTASFAVRQIAFDYRSGPHAWGRGTLSYAPTATPFGTVRLPAGGALHGDPRGMIGLFVSSFQGTIAFRDYRDFRRVPGAD, from the coding sequence ATGTCCTCCCGCTCCGTTCGCTCATCGGCCCTGCTCGTCCTCTCCCTCGTCCTCTCCCTCGTCCTCTCCCTCGTCCTCGGCGCCGGTCCCGCGGCTTCGCAGCAGGCGCCGGGCGCCGTAACCGGCCACGCGCTCGCCGCGGCGGACGGCGCGCCCATCCCGCTCTCCCTGGTGCGGCTGGCACCCGCGCATGGCGGCGAGGGGCGCACCGTGCTCACCGACGCGGGCGGCGCATTCCGCTTCGAGAGTGTCGCGCCGGGCGCGTACCGGCTGCGCGTGGAGCGCATCGGCTACGACGACGCGCCCTCGCCGCAGTTCGCCGTACCCGCGGGCGAAACGGTGGACCGGCCGCTGCGCGCCGGCGAGCGGGCCGTGGCGATCCAGGCGATCACCGCCGTCGCCAACCGCTGCGTCACCGGCGCCGGGCTGGCCGGCGAGCCGGAGCTGGCCGCGCTCTGGACCGAGGCGCGCAAGGCGGCCGAGACGCGCCGCCAGTTCCAGCGGCAGTACGCCTACCGCGCCAAGATGCGCCTCCAGTTCGTGGGCCACGTGCGCATCTTCCACGACAAGGTCGTGGACAGGGACTCGGTGGTGGAGACCACGCCGGACTCGGTTCGCGTGCGCGAGGCCCGCCGCCGCGCCATGCGCGACCGCGAGGGCTACGTGCACCAGACGCGCAACTCGCTGCTGCTCAGCCTTCCGGACGAGATGGAGCTGCTGGAAGACGACTTCCTCGTGGGCCACTGCCTCTTCGCGGACCCGGCGCCCACGGCCGACGGGGCGTGGGCGCTGCGCTTCCGCCCGGTGAGCACGGCGGACGGCCGGTCCGACATCCGCGGCACGATCCTGATCGACACCGCCAGCTTCGCCGTGCGGCAGATCGCGTTCGACTACCGGAGCGGCCCGCACGCGTGGGGGCGCGGCACGCTCTCGTACGCGCCCACGGCCACGCCGTTCGGCACCGTGCGCCTTCCGGCCGGCGGCGCGCTGCACGGCGACCCGCGCGGGATGATCGGGCTCTTCGTCAGCAGCTTCCAGGGCACCATCGCCTTCCGCGACTACCGCGACTTCCGCCGCGTGCCCGGCGCGGACTGA